A window of the Linepithema humile isolate Giens D197 chromosome 4, Lhum_UNIL_v1.0, whole genome shotgun sequence genome harbors these coding sequences:
- the LOC105672416 gene encoding putative gustatory receptor 28a isoform X1, which yields MTKTIQSALAPLLIICSFCGLSYLEYPIERPRPYFTCLYFLIKWSLYSYLFYYLIYTNPTAFIYFNLLCKLEIFITLVSTLVNLLRYKELKTCLHKLSIVNNTLEVFGKPKDYRWLHKLTVRVIITWIALVCFLDTLDIFLLNYGYFSITHIFIPFVGHYIDHINVLGCVMWGIILRYIGSRFQRINEHLESLVKDDIKYTRRKSLILNEEYEKSQQRIKANKIKERRKFMWIIMHVHLQLCLISRDLNKIFSVQMTLQMATIFILVVIECCMIYTALLRSTTTPIYTLDNSVICFWLIEQNIIFLILNYVCQIVCEKANKAIVILYQLSNSSPDKVLREQVLQFILQIKQRKVQFSGMGLFYFGNNFIRQFYTAVATVVVIILQMNITYTYSIVLDKLSRFRTI from the exons ATGACAAAAACTATTCAGTCAGCGCTAGCaccattattaataatttgctcGTTCTGTGGCTTGAGCTATTTAGAATATCCCATTGAACGACCCAGACCATATTTTACTTGCCTGTACTTTTTAATCAAATGGAGTCTCTACTCATATCTTTTCTACTACTTAATTTATACTAATCCTACGgcgtttatatatttcaatttgttgtgtaaattagaaatattcatCACACTTGTATCGACGCTTGTCAACTTATTACGCTACAAG GAATTAAAAACGTGTTTACATAAACTttctattgtaaataatacgtTAGAAGTGTTTGGAAAACCAAAGGATTACCGGTGGTTACATAAATTAACAGTTCGAGTAATAATCACGTGGATTGCACTGGTTTGTTTCTTGGATAcattggatatttttttattgaattacgGCTATTTTAGCATTACTCACATATTTATTCCGTTTGTGGGACATTATATAGACCATATCAATGTCCTCGGTTGTGTAATGTGGGGAATTATTCTGAG atatatagGCTCCAGATTCCAGCGAATTAATGAGCACCTTGAAAGTCTGGTAAAAGACGACATAAAGTATACAAGgcgaaaaagtttaattttaaatgaagaaTATGAGAAATCTCAACAAAGAATAAAAGCTAACAAAATCAAGGAACGCAGGAAATTTATGTggattataat GCACGTTCATCTGCAGCTATGTCTCATATCACGTGACTTGAACAAAATATTCAGTGTGCAGATGACGTTACAAATGGCGACTATCTTTATATTAGTCGTAATAGAATGTTGCATGATTTATACAGCACTATTAAGAAGTACAACTACACCCATATATACTTTAGATAACTCGGTCATTTGTTTTTGGCTTATCGAACAgaacataatatttcttatattaaattatgtctGTCAGATTGTCTGTGAAAag GCGAATAAAGCAATTGTAATTCTTTACCAATTATCCAATAGCAGTCCCGACAAAGTCTTACGTGAgcaa GttctacaatttatattacaaataaaacaaagaaaagtCCAGTTTTCTGGTATGGGACTTTTTTACTTTGgtaacaattttattcgtcAG ttctaTACAGCAGTCGCTACTGTCGTCGTGATTATACTACAGATGAATATAACTTATACGTATTCAATTGTATTGGATAAACTGTCTAGATTTCGAACGATATAG
- the LOC105672416 gene encoding putative gustatory receptor 28a isoform X2, whose product MWGIILRYIGSRFQRINEHLESLVKDDIKYTRRKSLILNEEYEKSQQRIKANKIKERRKFMWIIMHVHLQLCLISRDLNKIFSVQMTLQMATIFILVVIECCMIYTALLRSTTTPIYTLDNSVICFWLIEQNIIFLILNYVCQIVCEKANKAIVILYQLSNSSPDKVLREQVLQFILQIKQRKVQFSGMGLFYFGNNFIRQFYTAVATVVVIILQMNITYTYSIVLDKLSRFRTI is encoded by the exons ATGTGGGGAATTATTCTGAG atatatagGCTCCAGATTCCAGCGAATTAATGAGCACCTTGAAAGTCTGGTAAAAGACGACATAAAGTATACAAGgcgaaaaagtttaattttaaatgaagaaTATGAGAAATCTCAACAAAGAATAAAAGCTAACAAAATCAAGGAACGCAGGAAATTTATGTggattataat GCACGTTCATCTGCAGCTATGTCTCATATCACGTGACTTGAACAAAATATTCAGTGTGCAGATGACGTTACAAATGGCGACTATCTTTATATTAGTCGTAATAGAATGTTGCATGATTTATACAGCACTATTAAGAAGTACAACTACACCCATATATACTTTAGATAACTCGGTCATTTGTTTTTGGCTTATCGAACAgaacataatatttcttatattaaattatgtctGTCAGATTGTCTGTGAAAag GCGAATAAAGCAATTGTAATTCTTTACCAATTATCCAATAGCAGTCCCGACAAAGTCTTACGTGAgcaa GttctacaatttatattacaaataaaacaaagaaaagtCCAGTTTTCTGGTATGGGACTTTTTTACTTTGgtaacaattttattcgtcAG ttctaTACAGCAGTCGCTACTGTCGTCGTGATTATACTACAGATGAATATAACTTATACGTATTCAATTGTATTGGATAAACTGTCTAGATTTCGAACGATATAG
- the LOC105672470 gene encoding putative gustatory receptor 28a, protein MTKTIQSALAPLLIICSFCGLSYLEYLIERSRPYFTCLYFLIKWSLYSYLFYHLIYTNPTAFIYFNLLCKLEIFIILVSTLVNLLRHKELKTCLHRLSIVNNTLEVFGKPKDYQWLHKLTVRVIIIWIALVCFLDTLDIFLLNYGYFSITHIFIPFVGNYIDHINVLGCAMWGIILRYIGSRFQLINEHLESLVKNDIKYTKRENLILNEEYQKSQRRTKANKIKKRRKSMWIIMHVHLQLCLISRDLNKIFSVQMTLQITTMFIFVVLECCMIYTALLRSGTTLIHTLDNLIVCFWFIQRNIIFLILNYVCQIVCEKANKAIVILYQLSNSSPDKVLREQVLQFILQIKQRKVQFSGMGLFYLGNNFIRQFYTAVATVVVIILQMNLMYDELLCI, encoded by the exons ATGACAAAAACTATTCAGTCAGCGTTAGCaccattattaataatttgttcgtTCTGCGGCTTGAGCTATTTAGAATATCTTATTGAACGATCCAGACCATATTTTACTTGcctgtattttttaatcaaatggAGTCTCTACTCATATCTTTTCTACCACTTAATTTATACTAATCCTACGGCgttcatatatttcaatttgttgtgtaaattagaaatattcatCATACTTGTATCGACGCTTGTCAACTTATTACGCCACAAg GAATTAAAAACGTGTTTACATAGACTttctattgtaaataatacgtTAGAAGTGTTTGGAAAACCAAAGGATTACCAGTGGTTACATAAATTAACAGTTCGAGTAATAATCATATGGATTGCACTGGTTTGTTTCTTGGATACAttggacatttttttattgaattacgGCTATTTTAGCATTACTCACATATTTATTCCGTTCGTGGGAAATTATATAGACCATATCAATGTCCTCGGTTGTGCAATGTGGGGAATTATTCTAAG atatatagGCTCCAGATTCCAGCTAATTAATGAGCACCTTGAAAGTCTGGTAAAAAACGACATAAAGTATACAAAacgagaaaatttaattttaaatgaagaaTATCAGAAATCTCAACGAAGAACAAAAGCTAACAAAATCAAGAAACGTAGGAAATCTATGTggattataat GCACGTTCATCTGCAGCTATGTCTCATATCACGCGACTTGAACAAAATATTCAGTGTACAGATGACGTTACAAATAACGACTATGTTTATATTTGTCGTACTAGAATGTTGCATGATTTATACAGCATTATTAAGAAGTGGAACTACACTCATACATACTTTAGATAACTTGATTGTTTGTTTTTGGTTTATCCAACGTAACataatatttctcatattaaattatgtctGTCAGATTGTCTGTGAAAAG GCGAATAAAGCAATTGTAATTCTTTACCAATTATCCAATAGCAGTCCCGACAAAGTCTTACGTGAGCaa gttctacaatttatattacaaataaaacagaGAAAAGTCCAGTTTTCTGGTATGGGGCTTTTTTACCTTGgtaacaattttattcgtcAG ttctACACAGCAGTCGCAACTGTCGTGGTGATTATACTACAGATGAATCTTATGTATGATGaacttttatgtatataa
- the LOC105672454 gene encoding putative beta-carotene-binding protein isoform X1 — MLVTVITFALFTTFVTAEIPSYFHVCNRRDPNLDQCIMKSVNNLKSKLCKGIPELEVPPLEPLRLPKLILSETNNIKLYIDDLEVLGICGYTLNDVHVDLDKLTLKLNATLNNIFFNSTYDFDIRIMVAIATKGQLSFTANYLNLNLLCDLKMATKSGKKYLYMSKVTTNLEIEGFKTKFENDKSNQLQEIIANFIGNNEKEILTTFTPALEEAISKFVLSTANNIMKHFTYDELFPDRT; from the exons ATGTTAGTTACAGTTATAACGTTTGCGCTTTTTACAACATTTGTTACAGCGGAAATAC ctTCATACTTTCACGTATGCAACCGCAGAGATCCAAATCTTGATCAATGTATCATGAagagtgttaataatttgaaGAGTAAGTTATGCAAAGGAATTCCGGAATTGGAAGTACCGCCGCTGGAACCATTGCGTCTTCCCAAACTAATCCTTTCCGAGACGAAtaacatcaaattatatatcgatGATTTAGAAGTATTAGGAATTTGCGGTTATACCTTGAACGACGTACATGTGGATCTTGACAAACTCACATTAAAACTCAATGCTACAttgaacaatatatttttcaattccaCATATGATTTCGATATACGTATAATGGTGGCTATTGCTACCAAGGGACAGTTATCTTTTACTGCAA attatttaaatctgaATTTACTCTGCGATTTGAAAATGGCAACCAAAAGTGGCAAGAAATACTTATACATGTCAAAAGTAACGACAAATCTCGAAATCGAAGgttttaaaactaaatttgaAAACGATAAATCAAACCAATTACAGGAAATTATTGCGAATTTTATAGGCAATAATGAGAAAGAAATTCTTACAACTTTTACGCCGGCGTTAGAAGAAGCTATTTCCAAATTTGTTCTCTCAACTGCTAACaatataatgaaacattttacttATGATGAGTTATTCCCCGACCGAACGTAA
- the LOC105672454 gene encoding putative beta-carotene-binding protein isoform X2, translated as MKSVNNLKSKLCKGIPELEVPPLEPLRLPKLILSETNNIKLYIDDLEVLGICGYTLNDVHVDLDKLTLKLNATLNNIFFNSTYDFDIRIMVAIATKGQLSFTANYLNLNLLCDLKMATKSGKKYLYMSKVTTNLEIEGFKTKFENDKSNQLQEIIANFIGNNEKEILTTFTPALEEAISKFVLSTANNIMKHFTYDELFPDRT; from the exons ATGAagagtgttaataatttgaaGAGTAAGTTATGCAAAGGAATTCCGGAATTGGAAGTACCGCCGCTGGAACCATTGCGTCTTCCCAAACTAATCCTTTCCGAGACGAAtaacatcaaattatatatcgatGATTTAGAAGTATTAGGAATTTGCGGTTATACCTTGAACGACGTACATGTGGATCTTGACAAACTCACATTAAAACTCAATGCTACAttgaacaatatatttttcaattccaCATATGATTTCGATATACGTATAATGGTGGCTATTGCTACCAAGGGACAGTTATCTTTTACTGCAA attatttaaatctgaATTTACTCTGCGATTTGAAAATGGCAACCAAAAGTGGCAAGAAATACTTATACATGTCAAAAGTAACGACAAATCTCGAAATCGAAGgttttaaaactaaatttgaAAACGATAAATCAAACCAATTACAGGAAATTATTGCGAATTTTATAGGCAATAATGAGAAAGAAATTCTTACAACTTTTACGCCGGCGTTAGAAGAAGCTATTTCCAAATTTGTTCTCTCAACTGCTAACaatataatgaaacattttacttATGATGAGTTATTCCCCGACCGAACGTAA
- the LOC105672463 gene encoding prion-like-(Q/N-rich) domain-bearing protein 25, whose protein sequence is MMLLICIFFLFCALAGYSTCQENTGHTFALVGEKCQRDIDCIANAFCRWQQTCSCDPYYSPSPDKSMCIATVGLSCENNIACQTMANGECRQGTCACKDDFFLDSGNSSNCISRPAKIGDRCQVNTVCQESFNFAMCINEKCECYTGYHFVNQTRNCILSRDLYNSCDDDYECYIKDMTLDTLKCDNHQCVCKEGESCAKGSLITAAGTLVTMSWLLQRIAQ, encoded by the exons ATGATGCTTCTCATCTGCATATTCTTCCTTTTCTGCGCGCTTGCTGGTTATTCCACCTGTCAGGAGAATA CGGGGCATACCTTTGCGTTGGTCGGCGAGAAATGCCAAAGGGACATCGATTGTATCGCAAACGCATTTTGTCGCTGGCAGCAGACCTGCTCGTGCGATCCTTATTACTCACCAAGTCCCGATAAATCAATGTGCATCGCCA CCGTTGGATTGAGCTGCGAAAATAACATAGCGTGTCAAACGATGGCAAATGGTGAATGCAGACAAGGCACGTGTGCTTGTAAAGATGATTTCTTTTTAGACAGCGGTAATTCTTCAAATTGCATTAGCC gaCCTGCTAAGATTGGCGATCGCTGCCAAGTAAACACGGTGTGTCAAGAGAGCTTCAATTTCGCAATGTGCATCAACGAAAAATGCGAGTGTTATACGGGATATCATTTTGTAAACCAAACAAGAAACTGCATTCTGAGCCGag atttgtaCAATAGTTGTGATGATGACTATGAATGCTATATAAAAGACATGACTCTGGATACGCTGAAATGTGACAATCATCAATGTGTGTGTAAAGAAGGGGAGTCGTGTGCCAAAG GCTCGCTGATCACGGCTGCCGGAACACTCGTCACAATGTCGTGGTTGCTACAACGAATCGCTCAATAG
- the LOC105672643 gene encoding prion-like-(Q/N-rich) domain-bearing protein 25 has protein sequence MKIYVVLSAIMLTVSYASGDKITISIPCRNTTECRNMTIRLPNDAFCKDGYCMCPNADNGVSTCFTDMHAPNKTSGPLLYKQCTHAQDCNFEGGHCNTTSRQCACLKDYLPASNKLHCIKKIFSFDASCKDKNQCLAFSANSSCESNKCVCVPSYHYVDNACWKMAPYNESCTTDQECSHIEGAICINNTTCDCAAEMVLNEDGKKCLSAAKAIDDECTESVQCTATFEHSLCLDKMCKCDEEYHYEHNLSRCFPNKGIGDDCANNYECYQAEDYEKDPSIKSVICKANKCTCDDHYIRENDKCVSAGSMSMASLPIIMSVISLIYSIFFS, from the exons atgaaGATATACGTAGTTCTAAGCGCGATTATGCTGACGGTCAGTTATGCCAGTGGAGACAAAATCA CCATTTCTATTCCATGCAGAAACACGACAGAATGTAGAAACATGACGATACGTCTTCCGAACGATGCTTTTTGCAAAGATGGATATTGCATGTGCCCTAATGCAGACAACGGAGTTAGCACTTGCTTTACCGATATGCATGCACCGAATAAAACTTCAG GTCCTCTGCTCTATAAGCAATGCACGCACGCTCAAGATTGCAATTTCGAGGGTGGGCATTGTAACACTACTAGTAGACAATGTGCTTGCTTAAAAGATTATCTGCCGGCGAGCAACAAGCTTCATTGCATTAAAA AGATTTTTTCGTTCGACGCCTCTTGCAAAGATAAAAATCAGTGTTTAGCGTTTTCGGCGAACAGCTCTTGTGAGTCTAATAAATGCGTTTGCGTGCCTTCTTATCATTACGTAGACAACGCATGCTGGAAAATGGCCC CATACAATGAGTCTTGCACAACAGATCAAGAATGTTCCCACATCGAAGGTGCCATATGCATAAATAATACGACATGTGATTGTGCGGCTGAAATGGTGTTGAACGAAGACGGCAAAAAGTGTTTGAGCGCTGCAAAAGCGATTGACGACGAATGTACGGAATCGGTGCAATGCACAGCGACATTTGAGCACTCATTGTGTCTCGACAAGATGTGCAAGTGCGACGAGGAGTATCATTACGAACATAATCTATCGAGATGCTTTCCCAACAAAG gaATTGGCGATGATTGCGCAAATAATTACGAGTGTTATCAGGCAGAAGATTATGAGAAAGATCCTTCGATCAAGTCTGTGATATGCAAAGCCAACAAATGTACATGCGACGATCATTATATTAGGGAAAATGATAAGTGCGTCAGTGCTg GCTCAATGTCCATGGCATCCTTGCCAATAATCATGTCTGTGATATCGCTGATTTACAGCATCTTTTTCTCGTAA